The Chitinophaga flava genome has a segment encoding these proteins:
- a CDS encoding GNAT family N-acetyltransferase, whose protein sequence is MEIIIRKLYQEDFEQWLALWDGYNEFYGRWGDKMLDPMISRTTWNRFFDVYEPVHAIVAEGNGRLIGLSHYLYHRSTITVEPSCYLQDLFVSQEFRGNGVARKLIESVYSLAKTNGCSRVYWQTQETNHTAMQLYDKLAERSGFLVYRKLL, encoded by the coding sequence ATGGAAATTATTATCCGAAAACTGTACCAGGAAGATTTTGAACAATGGCTTGCCTTGTGGGATGGCTATAATGAATTTTACGGGCGATGGGGAGATAAAATGTTAGATCCTATGATTTCCCGGACCACATGGAACCGCTTTTTTGATGTTTATGAGCCTGTCCATGCCATAGTTGCGGAGGGTAACGGAAGACTAATAGGGCTTTCGCACTACCTTTATCATCGCAGTACTATAACAGTAGAACCAAGTTGCTACCTACAGGATTTATTCGTGTCGCAGGAATTCCGGGGAAATGGAGTCGCCCGAAAACTCATTGAATCTGTGTATAGCCTTGCTAAAACAAATGGGTGTTCCAGGGTCTATTGGCAAACCCAGGAAACAAACCATACGGCAATGCAATTGTATGATAAATTGGCAGAACGGTCAGGCTTTTTAGTTTATCGTAAGCTACTATGA
- a CDS encoding glyoxalase superfamily protein, with translation MSRIIPIFRMFDYAKAIQFYIDWLEFEIVWEHKPEGSPVYMRIAKGDVVMDLSEHHGDGTPGSRISITEFKGLKTFHAALIQKNYKYMKPGLERAEWNPEVLLMTVIDPFLNTIIFEEPL, from the coding sequence ATGTCGCGCATTATTCCAATTTTCCGAATGTTTGACTATGCCAAAGCAATACAATTTTACATTGACTGGCTCGAATTTGAAATTGTCTGGGAACACAAGCCGGAAGGCAGTCCGGTGTATATGCGGATTGCTAAAGGTGATGTGGTGATGGATCTCTCGGAACATCATGGTGATGGTACTCCTGGCTCCAGGATCAGTATTACGGAGTTTAAAGGGCTGAAAACTTTTCATGCTGCCCTGATACAGAAAAACTATAAATACATGAAACCCGGACTGGAGCGCGCCGAATGGAACCCGGAAGTGTTGCTGATGACAGTCATCGATCCGTTCCTGAACACCATTATCTTTGAAGAGCCTTTATAG
- a CDS encoding RNA polymerase sigma factor: MVLCATTRDHGNIHNFTINLFAINRYSTYPDTKLLLLLKDNDSLAFAEIYERYCQEIFNYAIVLVKIPEIAKDLVQDVFIKIWEARGKIEVEKSFRNYLFRVCHNRAYDIQKEIAQNRSLREQLINYYEPVIEPEALSEESDKPYRHLMKQALSSLTPQRRRIYEMCKNDKKSYDEVARELNISPNTVKNHMVNTLSFLRDYLKRHSKLTPVLVWLLQKIF; the protein is encoded by the coding sequence ATGGTGCTGTGTGCTACGACGCGAGATCACGGAAATATTCATAATTTTACGATAAACCTATTTGCCATTAACAGGTATTCTACATATCCAGATACAAAACTGCTCCTACTACTAAAGGATAATGATTCACTAGCCTTCGCCGAGATATATGAGCGCTATTGCCAGGAAATTTTCAATTACGCGATTGTCCTTGTTAAGATACCTGAAATAGCAAAAGATCTGGTACAGGACGTTTTTATTAAGATCTGGGAGGCACGGGGAAAAATAGAAGTGGAGAAGAGTTTTCGCAATTACCTGTTCCGTGTTTGTCATAACCGGGCTTATGACATTCAGAAGGAAATAGCCCAAAACCGTAGTCTGCGGGAACAACTGATTAATTATTACGAGCCGGTAATTGAACCGGAAGCCCTATCTGAGGAGAGTGATAAGCCTTATAGGCATCTTATGAAACAAGCGTTGAGCTCCCTCACGCCCCAACGTCGTCGTATATACGAGATGTGCAAGAATGATAAAAAAAGTTATGATGAAGTAGCCCGTGAGTTAAATATTTCTCCCAACACGGTAAAGAACCATATGGTCAACACGCTTTCTTTTTTGCGTGATTACCTGAAGCGACATAGCAAGCTTACTCCTGTTCTTGTTTGGCTTCTCCAAAAAATTTTTTAA
- a CDS encoding YccF domain-containing protein yields MNLIGNIIWLIFGGFAAFLGYMVSGLLFCVSIIGIPFGIQCFKIGLFTLMPFGREIRDVPGPTGCLATLFNIIWVFTGGIWVALCHFFFGVLLTLTVIGIPFGRQHFKLMSLTFAPFGKEIY; encoded by the coding sequence ATGAACTTAATAGGAAATATTATCTGGCTGATATTTGGTGGCTTCGCTGCTTTCCTGGGGTATATGGTATCCGGACTGCTTTTTTGTGTATCGATTATCGGTATCCCTTTCGGTATACAATGTTTTAAAATCGGATTGTTTACCCTGATGCCCTTTGGTCGTGAAATAAGAGATGTACCTGGTCCCACTGGGTGTTTGGCCACCCTTTTTAATATCATCTGGGTCTTCACCGGCGGTATCTGGGTAGCGCTCTGCCATTTTTTCTTTGGGGTGTTACTAACGCTTACGGTTATAGGTATTCCTTTTGGCCGCCAGCATTTTAAGCTGATGAGCCTTACCTTTGCTCCCTTCGGTAAAGAAATATACTGA